The DNA segment ATGATTTTTTAAATTGCCAATAATGCATTCCAATGACCGAATTGCAACTTATTTTTATAAATATTCCGACTAATCCATTTAAATATAAAACAAAAAAGGAGGCCTTTTTACAGACCTCCAATTGTTGATTTTGATTTACCATTATCAACTTCTACCTTACGATACAGTTGACTATTGAATAATCGAATCTTTTGCAGATGATATACTCAAGTAATTAATCAAAACCACAATCAAATATACGATTAATCACGATTCAAAACACTAATATTAAGCACCTTAACAACAAATTAGGAAGTTAAACCTTCCTTCCTAAAAAACTTGTTTTTTTTGAATATTTTCCTGCTCAAAAGCCAATATAATTCAAATTATTTTTTAAAATACAGATTTAATGTCCCTGATTGTCCAGAATAGGTTCCTTCAATTTTTAATAACAACTCGGTTGCCGAAAGACTGGCAACATTGAAAGTTCCATTAAAACTGGTACCTGAAACAGAAATTGTTATCGTATTCCCGCTTTGTGTCCAAGTTCCTGTTTTTTCTTCAAACGCACAGCCTGCTGTATAATTGCCATATTTCGCAACACCTCCTGTAATAAGTTCAATATAATCCTTGTTGCAACCATCTTCATTCTTGAAATAATCCGTTGAATAAGGTATGGTAAACGCACCAGAAGTCGCAGTTGATTTATCGAAATTCCATTTTGCTGCAATATAATTCATGTCCACCGGACCACTGTCGTCTTTGGTGCAAGAAGTTAAAACGGCTGCTGAAAATAATGTCAAAAGAAATAAAATACATAGTTTTTTCATAGTTCAATTGGTTTAGTTAGCATACAATAATAAACAAAAAATAGCTAACCCAAAAGCTTGTCAGTTCATCTACTCAAAATAACGGCGAATAAGAAGGTAAAACTTATTATTTCTTTAAACCAATTTAAACCCGCCAGGTCCAATTATTAAATTCTTGAAAATAGGTGTCG comes from the Flavobacterium limnophilum genome and includes:
- a CDS encoding lipocalin family protein; this translates as MKKLCILFLLTLFSAAVLTSCTKDDSGPVDMNYIAAKWNFDKSTATSGAFTIPYSTDYFKNEDGCNKDYIELITGGVAKYGNYTAGCAFEEKTGTWTQSGNTITISVSGTSFNGTFNVASLSATELLLKIEGTYSGQSGTLNLYFKK